In Quercus robur chromosome 11, dhQueRobu3.1, whole genome shotgun sequence, the following proteins share a genomic window:
- the LOC126704755 gene encoding secreted RxLR effector protein 161-like, producing the protein MSSPTKLNVDSFGVEVSPILYRSIIGSLLYLTASRPDIAFSMSVYARYQAAPKESHLTTVKRIIRYINGTPNYGLWYSRTQMLALLVIQMQTGLEVWMIERVLQVAASILVTTLFLG; encoded by the coding sequence ATGAGTTCGCCTACAAaactgaatgttgattcttTCGGGGTAGAAGTGAGTCCAATCTTGTATAGGAGTATCATTGGGAGTTTACTCTACCTTACAGCTAGTAGACCAGATATTGCATTTAGCATGAGTGTTTATGCTAGATATCAAGCTGCTCCAAAGGAATCCCATCTGACTACGGTGAAGCGAATCATACGATATATTAATGGAACTCCAAATTATGGGTTATGGTATTCAAGGACTCAAATGCTTGCCTTGCTGGTTATTCAGATGCAGACTGGGCTAGAAGTGTGGATGATCGAAAGAGTACTTCAGGTGGCTGCTTCTATCTTGGTAACAACCTTGTTTCttggatga
- the LOC126704756 gene encoding uncharacterized protein LOC126704756, which yields MSCLVWNCRGLGNLRTGRELVELIRAKDPSVVFFAETLTDEARLEFIQNSINFDHRWVVPKVGRSGGLVLYWRSSINLTIEGSDKNFIHAVIDKGLESEWFFTGFYGEPETGRRYEAWEKLRRLNSSPERPWLCCGDFNEIVCQDEKLGGAIRSHNQMQQFRDVIDECGFMDLGFVGPKYTWSRHFENGNSIWERLDRCLATNSWFLRFPGTKVYHLRCDFSDHIPLHIVFSGIDPPSRKKLFRFEEMWLSHMGCEEVVQAAWTSVGDFGFEGSILAKVEKCGKDLCWWNKNVFGSVRKDLDRLKKNLAKAEVEAMASGNNNHVRQLKREIEVLLEREAIMWAQRSRVLWARQGDRNTKYFHSCATRRYRKNLIEGIRDEEDRWRDQPTDIATILVNYFQNLFTSNEHTMPQHVLSCVNPIIDDEMNAALSQEFDEKEVEEALHQMAPLKAPGPDGMPPLFYQHFWSTVREDVTSSILAWLNSGTLPSPLNHTFITLIPKINKPEYAHQFRPISLCNVLYKVYSKVLANRLKKLLPSIITEHQSAFTKDRLISDNILVAFETLHSLQNFKSSTHGFMAIKLDMSKAYDRVDWNFLEKLMRQMGFNERWIQLIMGCVKTVSYSVLVNGEPCGMIQPTRGIRQGDPLSPFLFLLCTEGLNGLIKKAENNGEIHGFSLCRRGPKLTHLLFADDSLLFCRATIEECEKVLEVLNMYEEASGQKVNKNKTALFFSKCTPSDVRHEIKVAFGVPEIMQYERYLGLPSFVGKRKKASFNYIKEKIWRKLQGWEGKLLSQAGREVLLKSIIQAIPTYTMGCFKLPIGLCHEIEALIKKFWWGQRGDHRKIHWVKWEEMTKSKSVGGMGFRDLTMYNDSLLAKQAWRLLHNKTSLFYKVFKARFFPNTTIMEAVDSRMGSYAWKSILRGRDVIQRGATWRVGNGEKINIWQQRWLPRKHPPYLPICPIQDFENSSVSCLIDQSTRQWKADLVDGLFNEEDAELVKSIPLSQGEVEDVLFWPYTKNGVYTCKSGYRFLKEEAEREVTNQVPPLRDKNMWKEIWSMQVPQKVKMFIWRACRNAMPTKHALMRRTITEDSTCERCQTDVEDPLHALWTCTKLDVVWNDHAEWDFRNSTGFLDFKQLVSWVITEGKNLNLFALTAWSVWNQRNRARIQQPATDLQQIAVAAKSRLDDFHRSIQRRDSQGRRATHTAQSHWRPPPREVVKVNFDGATCSQEKTSGVGVVVRDMNGLVLASCAKRIHQSVKAVEIEAMAAATALTFAKDLGFQRLILEGDSLEVIQALLERTETLTPTGLLLEDVRSLSQNFDLLLYSHTKRDGNAVAHSLAKYALRIPNFLAWMEDVPTHIQSIVQADLAFVH from the coding sequence ATGAGTTGCCTAGtatggaactgtcgtgggcttgggaacctacgTACAGGAAGAGAGCTCGTGGAATTAATtcgggcaaaagatccctctgtAGTGTTTTTCGCCGAAACACTTACAGACGAAGCAAGGCTAGAGTTCATTCAAAATAGTATCAATTTTGATCATCGATGGGTAGTTCCAAAAGTGGGGCGCAGTGGTGGTCTGGTTCTCTACTGGAGATCATCAATTAATTTGACTATAGAAGGAtcagataaaaattttattcatgcTGTTATTGACAAAGGTTTGGAAAGTGAATGGTTTTTTACAGGATTTTATGGTGAACCTGAAACAGGAAGACGGTATGAAGCTTGGGAGAAACTTAGGAGATTGAATTCAAGTCCAGAGAGGCCATGGTTGTGTTGTGGCGATTTCAATGAAATAGTTTGTCAAGATGAAAAGTTGGGAGGAGCAATTCGGTCCCATAACCAGATGCAACAGTTCAGAGATGTGATTGATGAGTGCGGTTTTATGGATTTGGGCTTTGTGGGTCCAAAATATACTTGGAGTAGACATTTCGAGAATGGTAATTCAATATGGGAAAGATTAGATAGATGTTTGGCAACTAACAGCTGGTTTTTGAGGTTTCCGGGAACAAAAGTATATCATCTCAGATGTGACTTTTCAGATCATATCCCTCTCCATATTGTTTTTTCAGGAATTGATCCTCCTTCCCGGAAAAAATTGTTTCGATTTGAAGAAATGTGGCTGTCACACATGGGATGTGAAGAGGTGGTGCAGGCTGCATGGACTAGTGTTGGTGATTTCGGGTTCGAAGGATCTATTCTAGCAAAGGTTGAAAAATGTGGAAAAGATTTGTGTTGGTGGAATAAAAATGTCTTTGGTAGTGTGAGGAAGGATTTGGACCGATTGAAGAAAAACTTAGCAAAGGCCGAAGTTGAAGCTATGGCTAGTGGCAACAACAATCACGTGAGGCAGTTAAAAAGGGAGATTGAGGTGCTGTTGGAGAGAGAAGCCATTATGTGGGCCCAAAGATCAAGGGTACTATGGGCAAGGCAAGGGGATAGAAATACCAAATATTTCCATAGTTGTGCTACAAGGAGATATAGGAAAAATCTGATTGAAGGAATTAGAGATGAGGAGGATAGATGGAGAGACCAACCGACTGATATCGCCACAATTCTGGTAAATTATTTCCAGAATCTTTTTACCTCAAATGAGCACACTATGCCCCAACATGTATTATCATGTGTAAACCCTATCATTGATGATGAGATGAATGCCGCCCTAAGCCAAGAATTTGATGAGAAAGAAGTGGAGGAAGCTCTACACCAAATGGCACCACTTAAAGCTCCTGGGCCCGATGGAATGCCACCCCTTTTTTACCAGCATTTTTGGAGCACAGTAAGGGAGGATGTCACCTCCTCCATCCTGGCATGGTTGAATTCAGGTACTCTACCATCCCCCCTCAACCATACGTTTATCACTCTcatacccaaaataaataagCCTGAATATGCTCATCAATTCCGCCCtattagtctttgtaatgtACTTTACAAAGTATATTCAAAAGTATTGGCCAACcgtttgaaaaaattattaccATCTATTATCACTGAACACCAATCAGCTTTTACAAAAGATAGATTAATTTCTGATAATATCCTTGTTGCATTTGAGACCCTTCAtagcttgcaaaatttcaagtcTAGTACTCATGGTTTTATGGCTATTaaattggatatgagtaaggcttaCGATCGGGTTGATTggaattttttggaaaaactgatgAGACAAATGGGTTTTAATGAAAGGTGGATTCAACTGATAATGGGGTGTGTTAAAACTGTTTCATATTCGGTTTTGGTCAATGGAGAGCCTTGTGGTATGATCCAGCCTACTCGTGGGATAAGACAAGGCGATCCTCtatcaccttttcttttcttgctttgtaCTGAAGGCCTAAATGGGCTAATCAAGAAAGCAGAAAATAATGGAGAAATACACGGTTTTTCACTGTGTAGGAGAGGGCCCAAACTAACCCATCtgctttttgcagatgatagtcttCTTTTTTGCAGGGCAACTATAGAAGAATGTGAAAAGGTGTTGGAGGTCTTGAATATGTATGAGGAGGCATCGGGGcaaaaagtcaataaaaacaaaacgGCATTATTTTTTAGCAAATGTACTCCAAGTGATGTGAGGCATGAAATAAAGGTGGCTTTTGGTGTTCCGGAGATCATGCAATATGAGAGGTATTTGGGGCTACCTTCCTTTGTgggtaaaaggaaaaaagcaagTTTCAActacatcaaagaaaaaatatggaGGAAGTTACAAGGGTGGGAAGGTAAATTGCTCTCGCAAGCAGGTAGGGAGGTGCTACTAAAATCAATCATACAAGCTATCCCCACCTACACAATGGGTTGTTTTAAATTACCCATTGGATTGTGTCATGAAATTGAAgctctaattaaaaaattttggtgggggcaacgTGGTGATCATAGAAAGATTCATTGGGTGAAGTGGGAGGAAATGACAAAATCCAAATCAGTGGGTGGAATGGGCTTCCGAGATCTAACCATGTACAATGACTCACTACTAGCAAAGCAAGCATGGCGACTTTTGCACAataaaacttctcttttctaCAAGGTCTTCAAGGCCCGCTTTTTCCCAAATACTACAATCATGGAAGCTGTTGACTCAAGAATGGGTTCGTATGCATGGAAGAGTATTCTTAGAGGAAGGGATGTTATTCAAAGGGGAGCTACATGGAGGGTTGGAAATGGGGAGAAAATCAACATATGGCAGCAAAGGTGGCTGCCAAGGAAACATCCTCCATATCTACCTATTTGCCCTATACAGGACTTTGAAAACTCCTCGGTGTCTTGCTTGATTGATCAATCTACGCGGCAATGGAAGGCAGACTTGGTGGATGGGCTATTCAATGAAGAAGATGCTGAGCTAGTTAAGTCAATTCCACTGAGCCAAGGTGAAGTAGAGGATGTCCTGTTCTGGCCGTACACAAAGAATGGAGTTTATACATGCAAATCCGGCTACCGTTTCCTCAAGGAAGAAGCTGAAAGGGAAGTCACAAATCAGGTTCCACCTCTTCGAGATAAAAATATGTGGAAAGAAATCTGGTCGATGCAAGTTCCGCAGAAGGTAAAAATGTTTATATGGAGGGCCTGTCGAAATGCAATGCCGACAAAACACGCGTTGATGAGGCGCACCATCACTGAAGACTCCACATGTGAACGATGCCAAACTGATGTCGAAGACCCTCTTCATGCATTATGGACTTGCACCAAGCTCGATGTCGTCTGGAATGACCACGCAGAATGGGATTTCAGAAACTCTACTGGTTTTCTGGACTTCAAACAACTGGTTTCTTGGGTAATCACGGAAGGGAAGAACTTGAATCTTTTTGCACTCACGGCTTGGTCAGTTTGGAACCAACGGAACCGGGCTCGGATACAACAACCTGCCACTGATCTTCAGCAGATAGCAGTTGCTGCAAAATCCAGGCTGGATGATTTTCACAGGTCAATACAGAGGCGGGATTCTCAGGGACGACGGGCTACTCATACAGCCCAAAGCCACTGGCGTCCTCCTCCAAGGGAAGTGGTTAAAGTAAATTTTGATGGGGCGACTTGTTCACAGGAGAAAACGTCTGGAGTCGGAGTGGTTGTTCGAGACATGAACGGTTTGGTTCTAGCTTCATGTGCGAAGAGAATACATCAATCCGTTAAGGCAGTGGAGATAGAGGCTATGGCAGCTGCTACGGCTCTAACATTTGCAAAAGATCTTGGCTTTCAGCGCCTTATACTGGAGGGTGACTCACTGGAAGTGATACAAGCACTATTGGAAAGAACAGAGACATTAACCCCTACAGGTTTACTGCTTGAGGATGTCAGAAGtttgtcccaaaattttgatttattgcTATATTCTCATACAAAAAGAGATGGCAATGCTGTAGCTCATAGTCTGGCAAAATATGCTCTACGCATACCAAATTTTTTAGcttggatggaggatgttccaacGCACATTCAATCTATTGTACAAGCTGATTTGGCTTTTGTTCATTAA